A DNA window from Primulina tabacum isolate GXHZ01 chromosome 12, ASM2559414v2, whole genome shotgun sequence contains the following coding sequences:
- the LOC142520279 gene encoding uncharacterized protein LOC142520279 — MPPRRAPIADGETENVEDRSVNASPPPNWDAATCALEGPKEFSGTIDPFATEAWIRALEIHFHYLNMGDTDRVSCATYMFRDDASLWWEGAEHGIDIATLTWTRFKEIFYEKYFTADVRGRLKREFMTLRQRDTSVAEFVRKFDRSCHFIPLIARDSIEKMRHFLGGLRPAICRDMMMMRPLIMLLPLPMHFKPIKL, encoded by the exons atgcctcctagacgcgcaccTATTGCTGATGGAGAGACAGAGAATGTGGAGGATCGTAGTGTTAATGCATCCCCACCTCCTAATTGGGATGCTGCTACGTGCGCACTGGAGG gtccgaaggaattttctggcaccatcGATCCATTCGCTACTGAGGCTTGGATTCGAGCACTTGAGATTCACTTTCACTATTTGAATATGGGAGACACTGATAGAGTTAGTTGTGCCACTTACATGTTTAgagatgatgcttctttatggtgggaaggagcagaACATGGTATTGATATCGCTACTCTTACTTGGACTCGATTCAaggaaatattttatgaaaagtaCTTCACTGCTGACGTCCGAGGACGattgaagagggaatttatgactctccgtcagagAGATACttctgtggctgagtttgtgaggaagtttgatagGAGTTGTCACTTTATACCCCTTATTGCTAGGGACTCTATTGAGAAGATGAGACATTTTCTAGGTGGTCTACGACCAGCTATATGTCGTGACATGATGATGATGCGTCCCTTGATTATGCTGCTGCCATTGCCTATGCATTTCAAGCCGATCAAGCTTTGA